The following are encoded together in the Drosophila biarmipes strain raj3 chromosome 3L, RU_DBia_V1.1, whole genome shotgun sequence genome:
- the LOC108034461 gene encoding antigen 5 like allergen Cul n 1-like: MKISIVLISLVSSFLGATSQVAVKPEDVIIEEMVTTVKTTPKPPSPYCQPKLCPKGQHHVACENYYKSLHRSCAAKEINFVNLTTLAENILRHHNERRYLLASGKNSLLPHAARMVAMQWDEDLAAVAGFNVRMCQAKHDECRNTVRFPRSGQNIIVFNMTRRVEKSVMEMLYPELMSIAMNTWWSEAERMTAADMELYPCDEKQQKAYRHFAVMAIEGNSHVGCAGLRYVVKNLTQFKLTCNYARSPVCGQPIYRFRPVGCQTGRNKKHSSLCSPTELFR; encoded by the exons ATGAAGATATCCATAGTGCTAATCTCTTTGGTCTCCAGTTTTTTGGGCGCTACAAGTCAGGTAGCTGTCAAACCGGAAGACGTGATTATTGAGGAAATGGTAACGACAGTCAAAACGACTCCTAAGCCACCGAGTCCTTACTGCCAGCCCAAGTTGTGCCCCAAAGGACAACACCATGTGGCCTGCGAAAACTATTACAAG AGCCTTCACCGCAGCTGTGCCGCCAAGGAGATTAACTTTGTGAACTTGACCACTCTCGCGGAGAACATTCTGAGGCACCACAACGAGCGGAGGTACCTCTTAGCCAGTGGAAAGAACTCCTTACTCCCACATGCCGCCCGAATGGTGGCCATGCAGTGGGACGAGGACCTGGCCGCCGTGGCGGGCTTCAATGTGAGGATGTGCCAGGCCAAGCACGACGAGTGTCGCAACACGGTTAGGTTTCCGCGATCCGGCCAAAACATCATAGTGTTCAACATGACGCGCCGCGTGGAGAAGTCAGTGATGGAGATGCTCTACCCCGAGCTCATGTCCATTGCCATGAACACCTGGTGGTCGGAGGCTGAGAGGATGACCGCCGCGGACATGGAACTCTATCCCTGCGATGAGAAGCAGCAAAA AGCGTACCGCCACTTTGCGGTCATGGCCATCGAGGGCAACTCGCACGTGGGCTGCGCCGGACTGCGCTACGTGGTCAAGAACCTGACCCAGTTCAAGCTGACCTGCAACTACGCCCGGAGTCCGGTTTGCGGACAGCCGATCTACCGCTTCCGGCCCGTGGGCTGTCAGACGGGTCGCAACAAGAAGCACTCGTCCTTGTGCTCGCCCACGGAGCTCTTCCGCTGA